The following proteins are encoded in a genomic region of Methanoculleus oceani:
- a CDS encoding NAD(+)/NADH kinase translates to MRIVLVSRIDDAGALRYTASLARELEDLGHDIALEEGTARHFGNEGIPFEKIDGDLVVVVGGDGSVLLTVHQMKKQVPVLGINWGEVGFLADLEPDEARAFFAAHESGFQVERRLRVNLSVNGKPLGDALNEGLVVTDRPAKMLRFGVYVDGTPAERFRADGLLISTPTGSTAYAMSAGGPIVDPQIEGFLLVPLAPYMLSSRPHLISTGRNLEITLETEKPAHLVIDGQSTFELEKEATITVKMSEQPALFVYTGKPFFEKVNHKLRNL, encoded by the coding sequence ATGAGAATTGTCCTGGTATCGCGTATCGACGATGCGGGTGCGCTCCGCTATACCGCATCGCTCGCCCGGGAACTCGAAGATCTGGGGCACGACATCGCTCTCGAAGAGGGTACGGCAAGGCACTTCGGGAATGAGGGCATCCCGTTTGAGAAGATCGACGGCGATCTGGTCGTGGTCGTCGGCGGCGACGGGTCGGTCCTCCTCACCGTCCACCAGATGAAGAAGCAGGTCCCGGTCCTCGGGATCAACTGGGGCGAGGTGGGGTTCCTCGCGGACCTCGAACCCGACGAAGCACGCGCGTTCTTCGCCGCCCATGAGAGTGGATTCCAGGTCGAACGGCGGTTGCGCGTCAACCTCTCCGTCAACGGGAAACCGCTCGGGGACGCCCTCAACGAGGGGCTCGTCGTCACCGACCGCCCGGCGAAGATGCTCCGGTTCGGCGTCTACGTCGACGGGACACCCGCAGAGCGGTTCCGGGCCGACGGCCTGCTCATATCGACCCCGACCGGGTCGACCGCCTACGCCATGAGCGCAGGAGGACCGATCGTCGACCCGCAGATCGAAGGGTTCCTCCTCGTGCCCCTCGCGCCCTACATGCTCTCGTCTCGTCCTCACCTCATCAGCACCGGGAGGAACCTCGAGATCACCCTTGAGACCGAGAAGCCGGCGCACCTCGTCATCGACGGGCAGAGCACGTTCGAACTGGAGAAAGAGGCAACCATAACTGTTAAGATGTCCGAACAGCCTGCCCTCTTTGTCTATACGGGCAAACCTTTCTTTGAGAAGGTGAACCACAAACTGCGCAACCTCTGA
- a CDS encoding DUF169 domain-containing protein, with protein MEDQMRTEIPYAEIAETLKTALDLRGSPVAVKLAKSPEGIPEGVGPIEETVRHCQMISRARLNGEIFYATGDRHVCMGGGWALGLKELTQSLRSGEFYYKLGKFESWAACMRTIRQVPHVPELETYATVYAPLEKTPFDPHVVVIIAEPRAMLKLAQTALYLLGGRIESTMSGIQSVCADATAQPYLTGRINYSLGCDGSRRFSGIEDNELVMGIPAELLPEFARSLTIVTGAPGSVR; from the coding sequence ATGGAAGACCAGATGCGCACGGAGATCCCCTACGCGGAGATCGCAGAGACGCTCAAGACTGCCCTCGACCTGCGAGGCTCACCTGTCGCGGTCAAACTCGCAAAGAGCCCCGAAGGCATCCCCGAAGGAGTCGGGCCGATCGAGGAGACGGTCCGTCACTGCCAGATGATCAGCAGGGCCCGACTGAACGGCGAGATCTTCTACGCGACCGGCGACAGGCACGTCTGCATGGGAGGCGGCTGGGCCCTCGGGCTGAAAGAACTCACGCAGAGCCTCCGCTCAGGAGAGTTCTACTACAAACTCGGCAAGTTCGAGAGCTGGGCCGCCTGCATGCGGACCATCCGGCAGGTGCCGCACGTCCCGGAGCTCGAGACGTATGCGACGGTCTACGCGCCGCTCGAGAAGACGCCGTTTGACCCGCACGTCGTCGTCATCATCGCCGAGCCCAGGGCGATGCTGAAACTCGCGCAGACCGCGCTCTACCTGCTCGGCGGAAGGATAGAGTCCACGATGTCGGGGATCCAGTCGGTCTGTGCGGACGCGACCGCGCAGCCCTACCTCACCGGCAGGATCAACTACTCCCTCGGGTGCGACGGCTCGCGCCGGTTCTCGGGGATCGAGGATAACGAGCTCGTCATGGGCATCCCCGCCGAGCTCCTCCCGGAGTTTGCCCGGTCCCTCACGATCGTCACCGGTGCGCCCGGGTCGGTGCGGTAA
- a CDS encoding flagellin, which translates to MKKQFNDNAFTGLEAAIVLIAFIVVAAVFSYVVLGAGFFTTQKSQEVVHTGVQQASSSMEIVGNVYGEGNTTSNVLTSVRFIVANTAGGTSLDVHQMVVTYVDETHHVVVPYNATGNANTTNCWNVLEVYNEQGVANLLLEPGEQFELQVHVATPGPNTPFTVNLQPAAGAVYPIHKTVPPAIETYNVLN; encoded by the coding sequence ATGAAGAAACAATTCAATGATAATGCATTCACCGGGCTTGAGGCGGCGATCGTGCTCATCGCGTTCATCGTCGTGGCCGCGGTCTTCTCGTACGTGGTGCTCGGCGCCGGCTTCTTCACGACACAGAAGAGCCAGGAAGTCGTCCACACCGGTGTGCAGCAGGCAAGCTCCAGCATGGAGATCGTCGGCAACGTCTATGGGGAAGGAAACACTACCAGTAACGTTCTGACCTCCGTCCGGTTCATTGTTGCGAACACCGCCGGCGGGACGTCGCTCGATGTACACCAGATGGTTGTCACGTACGTGGATGAAACTCACCACGTCGTAGTGCCTTACAATGCGACCGGTAATGCCAATACGACCAACTGCTGGAATGTCCTAGAAGTTTACAACGAACAGGGGGTAGCAAACCTGCTCCTCGAACCCGGCGAGCAGTTCGAACTCCAGGTTCACGTTGCGACTCCGGGCCCGAACACTCCGTTCACGGTGAACCTGCAGCCGGCTGCCGGCGCCGTCTACCCAATCCACAAGACGGTTCCGCCCGCCATTGAGACGTACAACGTACTCAACTAA
- a CDS encoding amino acid-binding protein encodes MKLEMKDRPGQLVAALQPISAVGGNIIVVIHQRETSTAAETLDVQIVLELPEGRLPSLLELLREQGVSVVRIGEERLLYECTLIVIGHLMHTDLSDTVDRIDRTGSAEVTGLSLAMPAINSPSSARITIRSTTRTEMKKAIGILRGVAEQKELLIIEPLEGA; translated from the coding sequence ATGAAGCTCGAGATGAAGGACCGGCCCGGACAGCTGGTCGCGGCCCTCCAGCCGATCTCGGCCGTCGGGGGAAACATCATCGTGGTTATTCACCAGAGAGAGACCTCAACGGCAGCGGAGACGCTGGACGTCCAGATCGTGCTGGAACTCCCCGAAGGGCGCCTTCCCAGTCTCCTCGAACTTCTCCGGGAGCAGGGCGTCAGCGTCGTGCGCATCGGCGAGGAGCGGCTCCTCTATGAATGCACGCTGATCGTGATCGGGCACCTGATGCACACGGACCTCTCCGACACCGTCGACCGGATCGACAGGACCGGCTCGGCCGAGGTGACGGGCCTCTCCCTCGCCATGCCGGCGATCAACTCTCCCTCTTCCGCCCGCATCACCATCCGTTCGACCACCCGAACGGAGATGAAGAAGGCTATCGGGATCCTGCGCGGCGTCGCTGAACAGAAGGAACTCCTCATCATCGAACCCCTGGAGGGTGCATGA
- a CDS encoding flagellin has product MSSETFTTAMFLIAAIISAGVLINAVFPVIYTLSGTISSSSHKVDERLSTDVKIVTTYASGGSNTARIWLKNIGAGRIADADIQKADVFLGAQGDFIRLTRATVLADGTWTYEILEDTNNNWDPGETLCIEAQTAKIPAREEIVYFQFVLPTGLSRSTTFTAGD; this is encoded by the coding sequence ATGTCGAGCGAAACCTTCACCACAGCAATGTTCCTTATCGCCGCCATCATATCGGCCGGCGTCCTCATTAATGCAGTCTTCCCGGTGATCTACACCCTCTCGGGTACGATCTCGTCATCCTCCCACAAGGTGGACGAACGGTTGAGCACGGACGTGAAGATCGTCACGACGTACGCCAGCGGCGGGAGCAACACCGCCCGGATCTGGTTAAAAAACATCGGCGCCGGCAGGATCGCCGATGCCGACATACAGAAGGCCGACGTCTTCCTCGGGGCGCAGGGCGACTTCATCCGGTTAACGCGAGCTACGGTGCTCGCCGACGGAACCTGGACTTACGAGATCCTCGAGGACACCAACAACAATTGGGACCCCGGCGAGACCCTCTGCATCGAGGCACAGACCGCGAAGATCCCCGCCAGGGAAGAGATCGTCTACTTCCAGTTCGTTCTCCCTACAGGACTCTCCCGGTCGACCACCTTCACCGCGGGTGACTAG
- a CDS encoding archaellin/type IV pilin N-terminal domain-containing protein produces MSKLVKNENAFTGLEAAIVLIAFIVVAAVFSYVVLGAGFFTTQKSQEVVHTGVAQASSNLEVSGPVVIAGAANSVANVTFYLQLAAGGSPIDMNKTTYAVSTKDDLKTYTNATVTMIWYKDGIVETGANNLLEKFEFVKVTIASLPTIGPNDKFVVEIRPDQGAAYPLERNAPPSLAAGKFYEVY; encoded by the coding sequence ATGAGTAAATTGGTGAAAAACGAAAATGCATTCACCGGGCTTGAGGCGGCGATCGTCCTGATCGCGTTCATCGTCGTGGCTGCGGTGTTTTCTTACGTGGTGCTCGGCGCCGGCTTCTTCACGACACAGAAGAGCCAGGAGGTCGTCCACACCGGTGTGGCCCAGGCGAGCTCGAACCTGGAAGTGTCAGGACCCGTCGTCATAGCGGGGGCTGCGAACTCGGTAGCAAACGTTACGTTCTACCTTCAGCTGGCGGCCGGCGGATCGCCGATCGACATGAACAAGACGACCTACGCTGTTTCTACCAAGGATGATCTGAAGACCTATACTAACGCCACGGTCACCATGATCTGGTATAAGGACGGCATTGTAGAGACCGGGGCAAACAATCTCCTCGAGAAGTTCGAATTCGTAAAGGTGACCATCGCCAGTCTGCCGACCATCGGTCCTAACGACAAGTTCGTTGTCGAGATCCGGCCCGACCAGGGTGCGGCCTACCCGCTCGAGCGGAACGCTCCGCCGAGCCTGGCAGCAGGCAAGTTCTATGAGGTCTACTGA
- a CDS encoding ATPase domain-containing protein produces MATGEGADSSIHGMPDQSILSTGNSELDKKIADGLPLQSLTLIEGENDTGKSVLTQQIVWGALKQGFNVDLFSTENTSKSFISQMESMSLDISDYFAWGYLRVFPMHVVGFEWTKEKMQGTLERMIHYIEQSKADVIVIDSLTLFTEYAKQDTVLTFFTNCKNLVDHGKTILITLHTYAFVEDSLVRIRSICDAHLFMKKALVGGKYVMMLEVVKVRGARKTTGNIISFEVHPGYGIKIIPVSVAKV; encoded by the coding sequence ATGGCCACGGGCGAAGGCGCAGACAGCAGTATTCATGGGATGCCTGATCAGTCGATCCTCTCGACCGGGAACTCCGAGCTCGACAAGAAGATCGCCGACGGCCTCCCGCTCCAGTCGCTCACCCTCATCGAGGGTGAGAACGACACCGGAAAGAGCGTGCTCACCCAGCAGATCGTCTGGGGTGCCCTGAAGCAGGGGTTCAACGTCGACCTCTTCTCGACCGAGAACACGAGCAAGAGTTTCATCTCCCAGATGGAGTCGATGAGCCTCGATATCTCCGACTACTTCGCCTGGGGTTACCTCAGAGTCTTTCCGATGCACGTCGTCGGGTTCGAGTGGACGAAAGAGAAGATGCAGGGGACGCTCGAGCGGATGATCCACTATATAGAGCAGAGCAAAGCGGACGTGATCGTCATCGACTCGCTCACCCTCTTCACCGAGTACGCGAAGCAGGACACGGTCCTCACGTTCTTCACGAACTGCAAGAACCTCGTCGACCACGGCAAGACCATCCTGATCACCCTGCACACCTACGCCTTCGTCGAGGATTCCCTTGTCCGTATCCGCTCGATCTGCGACGCCCATCTCTTCATGAAGAAGGCGCTCGTCGGCGGCAAATACGTGATGATGCTCGAGGTCGTCAAGGTCCGCGGCGCACGAAAGACTACGGGCAACATCATCAGTTTCGAGGTCCACCCCGGGTACGGCATCAAGATCATCCCGGTCTCTGTCGCGAAGGTGTGA
- a CDS encoding homoserine dehydrogenase, protein MRIAILGFGSVGQGIARAILAKNLNITVTGLADSRSGVIDAGGIDLAAALARKGNGDPCGTPGVSPADVVAKADYDVLVEVTPTNVETAEPALGHIRGALRRHKHVVTSNKGPIALAYPELRSLAEANGVVLKYEATVCGAIPLIHAIKEGLAGNAISRLYGVFNGTCNYILTRMAAEGLTYEQALAEARELGYAEADPTYDVEGIDAAIKLVILANTILNMQTTLDDVERTGITLLTPDALRLAEDQDCTIRLIGEIVPKAGVLRVSPRIVGKAHPLVVEGTLNAVTVETDLAGDLTFIGKGAGSMETASAVIGDLLYIHDRYVQGS, encoded by the coding sequence ATGCGGATCGCCATACTCGGGTTCGGTTCGGTCGGCCAGGGCATCGCCCGGGCGATCCTTGCAAAAAACCTCAATATCACCGTCACCGGCCTTGCCGACTCGCGGAGCGGTGTCATCGATGCCGGCGGGATCGATCTTGCGGCGGCGCTTGCCCGGAAGGGGAACGGCGATCCCTGCGGCACCCCGGGCGTCAGCCCGGCAGACGTGGTGGCGAAGGCGGATTACGACGTCCTTGTCGAGGTGACCCCGACGAACGTGGAGACCGCCGAGCCGGCACTGGGCCACATCCGCGGAGCCCTCCGGCGCCATAAGCACGTCGTCACCTCGAACAAAGGTCCTATAGCCCTTGCCTACCCCGAACTCCGGTCTCTTGCGGAGGCAAACGGCGTCGTCCTGAAGTACGAGGCGACGGTCTGCGGCGCGATTCCGCTCATCCATGCGATAAAGGAGGGGCTCGCCGGAAACGCCATCTCCCGGCTCTACGGGGTCTTCAACGGCACCTGCAACTACATCCTCACCCGGATGGCCGCAGAAGGCCTCACCTACGAGCAGGCGCTTGCCGAGGCCCGGGAACTCGGATATGCCGAGGCGGACCCCACCTACGACGTCGAGGGGATCGATGCGGCGATCAAACTGGTCATCCTCGCGAATACCATCCTTAATATGCAGACCACGCTCGACGACGTGGAGAGAACGGGGATCACCCTCCTGACACCCGACGCCCTGCGGCTTGCGGAGGACCAGGACTGCACCATCCGGCTGATCGGCGAGATCGTCCCGAAGGCCGGGGTGCTCCGTGTCTCACCAAGGATCGTCGGGAAGGCGCACCCGCTCGTCGTCGAAGGAACACTCAACGCCGTCACCGTGGAGACCGACCTCGCCGGGGACCTCACGTTCATCGGGAAGGGCGCGGGCTCCATGGAGACCGCCAGCGCCGTGATCGGCGATCTCCTCTACATCCATGACAGGTACGTCCAGGGT
- a CDS encoding translation initiation factor IF-5A, which yields MKEQTEVGKLKEGRYVVVEDEPCKIVSIATSKPGKHGAAKSRIDCIGLFDGVKRSIVQPVSAKTYVPVVERKMAQVISIAGATLQLMDVKDFEMFELTVGEDRAGSLEPGQEIPYISSLGKKKLE from the coding sequence ATGAAGGAACAGACAGAAGTTGGGAAGCTGAAAGAGGGACGTTACGTCGTCGTTGAAGATGAGCCTTGCAAGATTGTCTCCATCGCTACCTCCAAGCCCGGGAAGCACGGGGCGGCAAAGTCCCGGATCGACTGCATCGGCCTCTTCGACGGCGTCAAGCGCTCGATCGTCCAGCCGGTTTCGGCGAAGACCTACGTCCCGGTCGTGGAGCGGAAGATGGCACAGGTAATCTCGATCGCCGGCGCAACCCTCCAGCTCATGGACGTCAAGGACTTTGAGATGTTCGAGCTCACCGTTGGCGAAGACCGGGCCGGCAGTCTCGAACCCGGCCAGGAGATCCCGTACATATCATCCCTGGGCAAGAAGAAACTTGAGTGA
- a CDS encoding bifunctional fructose-bisphosphatase/inositol-phosphate phosphatase, which yields MEFIRACDDVARAVSDAIAGMVGTPEAGAYVKMGADGTPTKKIDLVAEDIVVDYFARHPFCRRLISEELGCAEMGGEKGTIFLDPVDGTYNAVVGIPFYALSIAYAEEGIVLAGYVRNLATGETFHAIRGQGAYLNGHPIRVSGVSLLEESAMSVYGRKFDPTRVQEIGRKIRRWRLLGASALELCYVGCGRIDGFIDVRGTLRVTDAAAGMLVCEEAGGMVSDLEGDTLTFPDEVSVGRSLVATNGIVHNKVIEYLR from the coding sequence ATGGAGTTCATCCGGGCATGTGACGATGTGGCGAGGGCTGTTTCCGATGCTATAGCCGGCATGGTCGGAACGCCGGAAGCAGGGGCGTACGTTAAGATGGGTGCGGACGGGACGCCCACCAAAAAGATAGACCTGGTCGCAGAAGATATCGTCGTAGACTACTTCGCGCGCCACCCGTTCTGCCGGCGCCTGATCAGCGAGGAACTCGGGTGCGCCGAGATGGGCGGGGAGAAGGGTACCATCTTCCTCGACCCGGTCGACGGCACCTACAACGCGGTGGTCGGGATCCCCTTCTACGCCCTCTCCATCGCGTATGCAGAAGAGGGGATCGTTCTGGCGGGATACGTCCGGAACCTCGCCACAGGCGAGACGTTCCACGCCATACGGGGGCAGGGGGCCTATCTCAACGGGCATCCTATCCGTGTCTCGGGGGTATCGCTCCTCGAAGAGAGCGCCATGAGCGTCTACGGCCGAAAGTTCGACCCGACCAGGGTTCAGGAGATCGGCAGGAAGATCCGGCGGTGGCGCCTCCTCGGCGCATCGGCGCTCGAGCTCTGCTATGTCGGGTGCGGCCGTATCGACGGCTTCATAGACGTGCGGGGAACGCTCCGCGTCACCGACGCGGCGGCGGGGATGCTGGTGTGCGAGGAGGCCGGCGGGATGGTTTCCGATCTCGAAGGGGACACCCTCACATTCCCCGACGAGGTCTCCGTCGGGCGGAGCCTCGTTGCCACGAACGGCATCGTGCATAACAAGGTCATCGAGTACCTGAGGTGA
- a CDS encoding flagellar protein FlaF, with protein MSAGPLVASGVGILLLVITAYVLIGGTLATTEVMVEAQSNLATYQEARMRTAIAIQNTTIADPTLYVEVKNTGSEPVVEISSIDVYLQSEGVPVYIPFGAGVNHWDRVNITPDEVHPGELDPGETLNLSVTYQDVDPTWIQVVTPNGVSSSAYIKGE; from the coding sequence ATGAGTGCAGGGCCCCTCGTCGCTTCCGGAGTAGGCATCCTCCTCCTGGTCATCACCGCCTATGTCCTGATCGGCGGCACCCTCGCCACCACGGAAGTGATGGTCGAAGCGCAGAGCAACCTCGCCACCTACCAGGAAGCCCGGATGCGGACGGCGATCGCGATCCAGAACACGACGATCGCCGACCCGACCCTCTACGTCGAGGTGAAGAACACCGGAAGCGAGCCGGTCGTCGAGATCTCGTCCATCGACGTCTACCTCCAGAGTGAGGGCGTTCCAGTCTACATCCCCTTTGGAGCCGGTGTGAACCACTGGGACCGGGTGAACATAACCCCGGACGAGGTCCACCCCGGCGAGCTCGACCCGGGCGAGACCCTCAACCTCTCCGTCACGTACCAGGACGTCGACCCCACGTGGATTCAGGTCGTCACCCCTAATGGGGTCTCCAGTTCAGCATACATCAAGGGTGAATAA
- the speB gene encoding agmatinase: protein MSDHFWLSKTGMHELAHLHFADADAAYEDARYAIFGVPYDGTTSFKPGTRFGPRAIREVSFNFESYDPSTGIDFFDIPVADLGDLVISRLPEEVVDQVADIAGDIVRDGKVPVMLGGEHTATVGAVRAVQPDVYVVCDAHLDLRDELDGTPYSHGCVTRRVLDQGVDDVVIIGARSGDREQFEVAAERTRLYSADTVRESGIGAVLREIREHIGGKRVYLSIDADAIDCCLTPGLGTPEPFGMTPLDIREVVRTLAPHAAGFDYVEVAPFDSGQTAAVAAQVVREFIARHWVAG from the coding sequence TTGAGTGACCATTTCTGGCTCTCGAAGACGGGCATGCACGAGCTCGCCCACCTCCATTTTGCGGATGCGGACGCAGCGTATGAGGATGCCCGCTACGCAATCTTCGGCGTACCCTACGACGGCACGACGTCGTTCAAACCGGGAACACGGTTCGGCCCCCGGGCGATCCGGGAGGTCTCGTTCAACTTCGAATCCTACGATCCTTCGACCGGGATCGACTTCTTCGACATCCCGGTCGCGGATCTCGGCGACCTCGTGATCTCCCGGCTGCCGGAGGAGGTCGTCGACCAGGTGGCCGACATCGCGGGCGATATCGTACGGGACGGAAAGGTGCCGGTGATGCTCGGCGGCGAGCACACCGCCACAGTCGGCGCGGTCAGGGCCGTACAGCCGGATGTCTACGTCGTCTGCGACGCGCACCTGGACCTGCGGGACGAGCTCGACGGGACGCCCTACAGCCACGGGTGCGTCACCCGGCGCGTCCTTGACCAGGGGGTGGACGACGTCGTTATCATAGGCGCCCGGAGCGGCGACCGCGAGCAGTTCGAGGTTGCCGCGGAGAGGACCCGGCTCTACTCCGCCGATACGGTGCGTGAGTCAGGTATCGGCGCCGTTCTCCGGGAAATACGGGAACATATCGGCGGAAAAAGGGTTTACCTCTCGATCGACGCCGACGCGATCGACTGCTGCCTCACTCCGGGCCTCGGGACGCCCGAACCGTTCGGGATGACGCCGCTCGATATCAGGGAGGTCGTACGGACCCTCGCACCGCATGCTGCGGGTTTCGATTACGTGGAAGTGGCTCCGTTCGATTCCGGGCAGACGGCGGCGGTGGCGGCGCAGGTCGTGCGGGAGTTCATCGCCCGGCATTGGGTTGCCGGGTAA